The Argentina anserina chromosome 3, drPotAnse1.1, whole genome shotgun sequence genome includes a region encoding these proteins:
- the LOC126789198 gene encoding 187-kDa microtubule-associated protein AIR9 isoform X1 codes for MEDNVDQPGKDPVVSPQVSEKQASGGSAETAKRATKVVKPGAGVATKTSVPISSVRKKVEAKSGLDSSSSATKSGATGTKRSSNSIPVVRRNSTGGVPQKPSVSTAREQSNATPTAGNKSTDPIRRSLPELQRSSLPSVVTKSTSVSQAVKLSAGSPLDRSLNKSSGSVVRKPSVKPASSVSSSSSRMTASSLDSSASSGVRKSLSKLSSSSARSPTVTSGVRTGSLSSSMNSSTSLSGRRKAATPEGRDSRFIVLPKVEIKAGDDLRLDLRGHRVRSLKASGLNLSPNLEFVYLRDNLLSMLEGVEILTRVKVLDLSFNEFKGPGFEPLENCRVLQQLYLAGNQITSLASLPQLPNLEFLSVAQNKLRSLTMASQPRLQVLAASKNKISTLKGFPYLPVLEHLRVEENPILKLRNLEAASILLAGPTLKKFNDRDLSREQVAIAKRYPAHASLCIREGWEFCRPEHAADSTFQFLVEQWKDNLPPGFLVKEAFIDQPFEEDTCRCHFTFVQDSTLVTAPQLILKYQWYVGERTPSNFTSVPDATGEVYWPKHENIGKILKVECTPILGETEYPPIFAISSSVSPGTGIPKVVNLDVRGELVEGNTLRGHAEIAWCGGTPVKGVSSWLRRKWNSSPVVIAGAEEEEYKLTINDIDTSLVFMYTPMTKEGAKGEPHYKYTDFVKSAPPSVSKVQIIGDLVEGNTIRGVGDYFGGREGPSKFEWLCERNDTGDFVLVSTDTSEYTLSKEDVGHRLAFAYIPINFEGQEGESVSILSDVVKQAPPKVLNLKIIGDMRENSKVTVTGIVTGGTEGSSRVQWFKTSFPTLEGEKGLEALSTSKIAKAFRIPLGAVGYYIVAKFTPMTPDGESGDPAYVISDAAVDTLPPSLNFLSITGDYSEGGILTGSYGYIGGHEGKSIYNWYIHEVETDSGSLISEVTGLLQYRITKDAIGKFISFQCTPVRDDGIVGEPTMCMGQERVRPGSPKLLSLRIAGVATEGTSLTVDKKYWGGEEGDSLFYWFRSSSDGTPTEIRGATTSSYTLSIDDIGFFISVSCEPVRSDWARGPTVLSEQVGPIIPGPPTCHSLEFLGSMIEGQRLSFNASYTGGEKGNCFHEWLRVKSNGVKEKLSTQDFLDLTLDDVGRCIELVYTPIRKDGTRGNPKSIKSDVVNPADPEGLELIIPDCCEDEELVPRKTYFGGEEGDGEYIWYRTKNKLDGSALLDISNVNEDVCICSKTLTYRPALEDVGAYLALYWVPTRNDGKRGKALVAICNSPVAPALPVVSNVSAKEVSLSIYSGEGEYFGGYEGWSLFSWYRETNEGTISLISGANSRTYEVTDADYNCRLLFGYTPVRSDSVVGELKLSEPTDIILPELPRLEMLALTGKAIEGDVLTVVEVIPESLTQQLVWHKYKQDVRYQWFFSSAVGDNKTFEPLPTQRSCSYKMRLEDVGRYLKCECIVTDVFGRLAEPAYAETGPILPGIPRIDKLEIEGRGFHTNLYAVRGIYSGGKEGKSRIQWLRSMVGSPDLISIPGEVGRMYESNVDDVGYRLVAIYTPIREDGVEGHPVSASTEPIAVEPDVLKEVRQKLDLGSVKFEALCDKDQSTKKTTAVGTLERRTLEVNRKRVKVIKPGSKTSFPTTEIRGTYAPPFHVELFRNDQHRLRIVVDSESEVDLMVQSRHLRDVIVLVIRGFAQRFNSTSLNTLLKIEHSM; via the exons ATGGAGGACAATGTAGACCAACCAGGGAAAGACCCGGTTGTGAGTCCCCAAGTTTCTGAGAAACAGGCCTCTGGTGGTTCAGCTGAAACTGCAAAAAGAGCTACCAAGGTAGTGAAACCTGGTGCTGGAGTTGCAACGAAGACCTCAGTTCCCATTAGTAGTGTAAGAAAGAAAGTAGAGGCGAAGAGTGGTTTGGATTCTAGCTCGAGTGCAACAAAGTCAGGTGCAACTGGGACTAAGagaagttcaaattcaattcCAGTAGTAAGGCGAAACAGCACTGGTGGTGTACCTCAGAAGCCGTCAGTCTCCACCGCAAGAGAGCAGAGCAATGCCACTCCAACTGCTGGCAACAAGTCTACAGACCCTATAAGGCGGTCTCTCCCGGAGCTTCAGAGAAGTTCTTTGCCGTCAGTAGTTACAAAATCTACCAGTGTTTCACAGGCTGTAAAGCTGTCTGCAGGGTCACCATTAGACCGGAGTCTGAATAAATCATCCGGGTCTGTTGTGAGAAAGCCTTCTGTCAAGCCTGCATCTTCcgtttcatcttcatcttcaaggATGACAGCTTCTTCATTGGACAGTAGTGCTAGTAGTGGAGTCAGGAAGTCACTCTCGAAGCTTTCTTCCTCATCAGCTAGATCACCTACTGTTACCAGTGGGGTGAGAACTGGGTCTTTGTCTTCGTCCATGAATAGTAGTACTAGTTTATCTGGCCGCAGGAAAGCAGCAACACCTGAAGGCCGGGATTCTCGGTTTATTGTTCTTCCAAAGGTGGAAATCAAAGCTGGTGATGATCTG AGGTTAGACCTTAGGGGTCACAGAGTTCGCAGTCTCAAGGCCAGTGGGTTGAACTTGTCACCAAATTTAGAG TTTGTTTATCTCAGAGATAATCTTTTATCTATGTTGGAAGGGGTTGAAATTCTGACAAGAGTAAAG GTTCTTGATTTGAGCTTCAATGAGTTCAAAGGGCCTGGATTTGAACCTCTTGAAAATTGCAGAGTCTTACAG CAACTTTATCTGGCTGGAAATCAGATCACATCACTTGCAAGCCTCCCTCAGCTCCCTAATTTGGAG TTCCTCTCTGTCGCTCAAAATAAGTTGAGGAGTCTTACAATGGCAAGTCAACCTCGTCTACAG GTATTAGCTGCgagcaaaaacaaaatctcAACTCTAAAGGGATTCCCATATTTACCAGTTCTTGAG CATTTACGAGTGGAGGAGAATCCTATACTTAAATTGCGTAATCTGGAAGCAGCTTCCATTTTGCTGGCTGGTCCTACCTTGAAAAAGTTCAATGACAGAG ATCTTTCCCGGGAACAGGTTGCTATTGCAAAGCGTTATCCTGCACATGCATCATTATGCATTAGAGAGGGTTGGGAGTTTTGCCGTCCAGAGCATGCAGCAG ATTCAACGTTTCAGTTTCTAGTTGAGCAATGGAAGGATAACTTGCCTCCGGGATTCCTGGTCAAGGAGGCCTTTATTGATCAGCCATTTGAAGAAGATACTTGTCGCTGCCACTTCACTTTTGTACAAGACAGTACTTTGGTCACCGCTCCACAACTAATCTTGAAATATCAGTGGTATGTAGGAGAAAGAACACCTTCAAATTTCACCAGCGTTCCTGATGCCACTGGGGAG GTATACTGGCCTAAGCATGAAAATATTGGTAAAATCTTGAAAGTAGAATGTACGCCAATATTAGGAGAAACGGAGTACCCTCCTATTTTTGCTATATCTTCATCAGTTTCACCAG GTACTGGAATTCCTAAGGTTGTGAATCTTGATGTTCGTGGAGAACTGGTGGAGGGAAACACTTTAAGGGGCCATGCAGAGATAGCGTGGTGTGGCGGCACTCCAGTGAAAGGTGTTTCTAG TTGGTTGAGGAGAAAATGGAACAGCAGCCCGGTGGTTATTGCTGGAGCTGAAGAAGAGGAGTATAAGTTGACCATAAATGATATTGATACAAGTTTGGTTTTCATGTATACACCAATGACAAAAGAGGGTGCCAAAGGAGAACCCCATTATAAATACACTGACTTTGTTAAATCAG CACCTCCGTCAGTCAGTAAAGTTCAAATCATTGGAGATCTTGTTGAAGGAAACACCATCAGAGGAGTTGGTGATTACTTTGGGGGAAGAGAGGGACCCAGCAAGTTTGAATGGTTATGTGAGCGTAATGACACTGG GGACTTTGTTTTGGTATCAACTGATACATCTGAGTATACTTTAAGCAAGGAAGATGTTGGGCATCGCTTGGCTTTTGCATATATACCCATTAATTTTGAAG GGCAAGAAGGGGAGTCTGTTTCAATACTCTCCGACGTGGTGAAACAAG CACCTCCAAAGGTATTAAATCTGAAGATTATAGGTGATATGAGGGAGAACAGTAAGGTTACAGTCACTGGTATTGTCACTGGAGGAACTGAAGGGTCTAGCAGGGTACAGTGGTTTAAGACAAGTTTTCCAACTTTGGAGGGTGAGAAAGGTCTCGAGGCATTGAGCACCTCCAAGATTGCCAAG GCATTTCGCATACCATTGGGAGCAGTTGGCTATTACATTGTTGCAAAATTCACTCCTATGACACCAGATGGTGAATCTGGTGACCCAGCATATGTCATATCAGATGCCGCAGTTGATA CTCTGCCTCCTAGCCTAAATTTCTTGTCTATCACTGGTGACTACTCTGAAGGTGGAATTTTGACCGGATCATATGGTTATATCGGTGGTCATGAAGGAAAAAGTATCTACAATTGGTATATTCATGAG GTTGAAACTGACTCCGGATCTCTAATATCTGAGGTCACAGGGCTTCTTCAATACCGTATTACAAAAGATGCAATTGGTAAATTTATTTCATTCCAGTGTACCCCAGTGCGTGATGATGGGATTGTGGGTGAGCCAACAATGTGCATGGGCCAAGAACGTGTTCGTCCGG GGAGCCCCAAATTACTTTCCCTACGCATTGCTGGGGTTGCCACTGAAGGTACCTCACTTACTGTTGACAAGAAATATTGGGGCGGTGAAGAGGGAGATTCACTCTTCTACTGGTTCCGG AGTTCTTCAGATGGAACTCCAACAGAAATTAGGGGTGCAACAACTTCTTCATACACGCTCTCAATTGATGACATTGGCTTCTTTATCTCAGTGTCGTGCGAGCCTGTCAGAAGTGACTGGGCTCGTGGTCCTACTGTTCTTTCCGAGCAAGTCGGACCTATAATACCTG GTCCCCCAACTTGCCACTCTTTGGAGTTTCTTGGTTCAATGATTGAAGGACAACGCTTGAGTTTTAATGCTTCTTATACTGGAGG GGAGAAAGGAAATTGCTTTCATGAATGGTTAAGAGTGAAAAGTAATGGTGTTAAGGAGAAATTGAGTACTCAGG ATTTTCTGGATTTGACCCTTGATGATGTGGGAAGATGCATTGAACTTGTCTACACCCCTATACGCAAGGATGGGACAAGAGGAAATCCCAAAAGCATAAAATCTGATGTGGTTAACCCTG CGGATCCTGAAGGACTGGAGCTTATCATTCCTGATTGTTGTGAGGATGAAGAATTGGTCCCAAGGAAAACATACTTTGGCGGAGAGGAGGGTGATGGAGAATATATATGGTACAGAACTAAGAATAAGCTGGATGGATCTGCATTGCTGGATATATCTAATGTGAATGAAGATGTTTGTATATGCAGTAAAACACT AACTTATAGACCAGCACTTGAAGATGTTGGGGCTTATTTGGCCCTTTATTGGGTGCCCACCCGCAATGATGGTAAACGTGGGAAGGCACTAGTTGCAATTTGCAACTCACCAGTTGCACCAG CTCTTCCTGTGGTTTCTAATGTTAGTGCAAAGGAGGTGTCTTTGTCTATTTATTCTGGGGAAGGAGAATATTTTGGTGGATACGAGGGATGGAGCCTTTTTAGCTGGTATAGAGAAACTAATGAAGGAACTATCAGTCTTATTAGTGGGGCCAACTCTCGTACTTATGAAGTCACGGATGCGGACTACAATTGCCGTTTATTGTTTGG ATACACACCAGTTCGTTCAGATTCAGTGGTTGGTGAACTGAAGTTGTCTGAGCCAACTGACATTATTCTTCCAG AGCTTCCGAGACTAGAGATGCTTGCCCTTACTGGAAAAGCAATAGAAGGTGATGTTCTTACAGTTGTTGAAGTGATCCCAGAGAGTTTGACACAACAGCTTGTTTGGCACAAGTACAAGCAAGATGTCAGATATCAATG GTTCTTTTCTTCAGCTGTGGGAGATAATAAGACCTTTGAACCATTACCAACTCAGCGTTCTTGCTCCTACAAGATGCGATTAGAGGATGTCGGGCGCTATTTAAAATGTGAGTGCATTGTGACTGATGTGTTTGGAAGGTTAGCTGAGCCTGCATATGCTGAAACTGGACCAATACTACCAG GGATTCCTAGAATCGATAAGCTGGAGATTGAAGGGAGAGGTTTCCACACCAACTTATATGCTGTTAGAGGCATTTATAGTGGAGGGAAGGAAGGCAAAAGTAGAATACAGTGGCTCAGATCAATGGTTGGGAGTCCTGATCTTATCTCTATACCTG GGGAGGTAGGGAGAATGTATGAATCCAATGTGGACGATGTAGGATACAGGCTCGTAGCCATTTACACTCCTATTAGAGAGGATGGAGTGGAGGGGCACCCCGTGTCAGCATCAACAGAGCCGATTGCAGTCG AGCCTGATGTTCTTAAAGAAGTGAGACAGAAGCTTGACCTCGGATCAGTAAAATTTGAG GCATTGTGTGACAAGGACCAATCTACGAAAAAG ACTACTGCAGTAGGAACTCTTGAGAGAAGAACCCTTGAAGTCAATAGAAAAAGAGTGAAGGTTATAAAGCCTGGTTCCAAGACTTCTTTCCCGACTACTGAAATTCGTGGCACTTATGCACCTCCGTTTCAT GTGGAGCTGTTCCGAAATGATCAGCATCGACTGAGAATTGTAGTGGACAGTGAGAGTGAGGTAGACTTGATGGTTCAGTCCAGGCACCTTAGAGATGTTATTGTGCTTGTGATCAGGGGCTTTGCTCAGAGATTCAATAGTACATCCCTCAATACTCTCCTCAAAATCGAACATAGTATGTAA
- the LOC126789198 gene encoding 187-kDa microtubule-associated protein AIR9 isoform X2 yields the protein MEDNVDQPGKDPVVSPQVSEKQASGGSAETAKRATKVVKPGAGVATKTSVPISSVRKKVEAKSGLDSSSSATKSGATGTKRSSNSIPVVRRNSTGGVPQKPSVSTAREQSNATPTAGNKSTDPIRRSLPELQRSSLPSVVTKSTSVSQAVKLSAGSPLDRSLNKSSGSVVRKPSVKPASSVSSSSSRMTASSLDSSASSGVRKSLSKLSSSSARSPTVTSGVRTGSLSSSMNSSTSLSGRRKAATPEGRDSRFIVLPKVEIKAGDDLRLDLRGHRVRSLKASGLNLSPNLEFVYLRDNLLSMLEGVEILTRVKVLDLSFNEFKGPGFEPLENCRVLQQLYLAGNQITSLASLPQLPNLEFLSVAQNKLRSLTMASQPRLQVLAASKNKISTLKGFPYLPVLEHLRVEENPILKLRNLEAASILLAGPTLKKFNDRDLSREQVAIAKRYPAHASLCIREGWEFCRPEHAADSTFQFLVEQWKDNLPPGFLVKEAFIDQPFEEDTCRCHFTFVQDSTLVTAPQLILKYQWYVGERTPSNFTSVPDATGEVYWPKHENIGKILKVECTPILGETEYPPIFAISSSVSPGTGIPKVVNLDVRGELVEGNTLRGHAEIAWCGGTPVKGVSSWLRRKWNSSPVVIAGAEEEEYKLTINDIDTSLVFMYTPMTKEGAKGEPHYKYTDFVKSAPPSVSKVQIIGDLVEGNTIRGVGDYFGGREGPSKFEWLCERNDTGDFVLVSTDTSEYTLSKEDVGHRLAFAYIPINFEGQEGESVSILSDVVKQAPPKVLNLKIIGDMRENSKVTVTGIVTGGTEGSSRVQWFKTSFPTLEGEKGLEALSTSKIAKAFRIPLGAVGYYIVAKFTPMTPDGESGDPAYVISDAAVDTLPPSLNFLSITGDYSEGGILTGSYGYIGGHEGKSIYNWYIHEVETDSGSLISEVTGLLQYRITKDAIGKFISFQCTPVRDDGIVGEPTMCMGQERVRPGSPKLLSLRIAGVATEGTSLTVDKKYWGGEEGDSLFYWFRSSSDGTPTEIRGATTSSYTLSIDDIGFFISVSCEPVRSDWARGPTVLSEQVGPIIPGPPTCHSLEFLGSMIEGQRLSFNASYTGGEKGNCFHEWLRVKSNGVKEKLSTQDFLDLTLDDVGRCIELVYTPIRKDGTRGNPKSIKSDVVNPADPEGLELIIPDCCEDEELVPRKTYFGGEEGDGEYIWYRTKNKLDGSALLDISNVNEDVCICSKTLTYRPALEDVGAYLALYWVPTRNDGKRGKALVAICNSPVAPALPVVSNVSAKEVSLSIYSGEGEYFGGYEGWSLFSWYRETNEGTISLISGANSRTYEVTDADYNCRLLFGYTPVRSDSVVGELKLSEPTDIILPELPRLEMLALTGKAIEGDVLTVVEVIPESLTQQLVWHKYKQDVRYQWFFSSAVGDNKTFEPLPTQRSCSYKMRLEDVGRYLKCECIVTDVFGRLAEPAYAETGPILPGIPRIDKLEIEGRGFHTNLYAVRGIYSGGKEGKSRIQWLRSMVGSPDLISIPGEVGRMYESNVDDVGYRLVAIYTPIREDGVEGHPVSASTEPIAVEPDVLKEVRQKLDLGSVKFEALCDKDQSTKKTTAVGTLERRTLEVNRKRVKVIKPGSKTSFPTTEIRGTYAPPFHVELFRNDQHRLRIVVDSESEVDLMVQSRHLRDVIVLVIRGFAQRFNSTSLNTLLKIEHSM from the exons ATGGAGGACAATGTAGACCAACCAGGGAAAGACCCGGTTGTGAGTCCCCAAGTTTCTGAGAAACAGGCCTCTGGTGGTTCAGCTGAAACTGCAAAAAGAGCTACCAAGGTAGTGAAACCTGGTGCTGGAGTTGCAACGAAGACCTCAGTTCCCATTAGTAGTGTAAGAAAGAAAGTAGAGGCGAAGAGTGGTTTGGATTCTAGCTCGAGTGCAACAAAGTCAGGTGCAACTGGGACTAAGagaagttcaaattcaattcCAGTAGTAAGGCGAAACAGCACTGGTGGTGTACCTCAGAAGCCGTCAGTCTCCACCGCAAGAGAGCAGAGCAATGCCACTCCAACTGCTGGCAACAAGTCTACAGACCCTATAAGGCGGTCTCTCCCGGAGCTTCAGAGAAGTTCTTTGCCGTCAGTAGTTACAAAATCTACCAGTGTTTCACAGGCTGTAAAGCTGTCTGCAGGGTCACCATTAGACCGGAGTCTGAATAAATCATCCGGGTCTGTTGTGAGAAAGCCTTCTGTCAAGCCTGCATCTTCcgtttcatcttcatcttcaaggATGACAGCTTCTTCATTGGACAGTAGTGCTAGTAGTGGAGTCAGGAAGTCACTCTCGAAGCTTTCTTCCTCATCAGCTAGATCACCTACTGTTACCAGTGGGGTGAGAACTGGGTCTTTGTCTTCGTCCATGAATAGTAGTACTAGTTTATCTGGCCGCAGGAAAGCAGCAACACCTGAAGGCCGGGATTCTCGGTTTATTGTTCTTCCAAAGGTGGAAATCAAAGCTGGTGATGATCTG AGGTTAGACCTTAGGGGTCACAGAGTTCGCAGTCTCAAGGCCAGTGGGTTGAACTTGTCACCAAATTTAGAG TTTGTTTATCTCAGAGATAATCTTTTATCTATGTTGGAAGGGGTTGAAATTCTGACAAGAGTAAAG GTTCTTGATTTGAGCTTCAATGAGTTCAAAGGGCCTGGATTTGAACCTCTTGAAAATTGCAGAGTCTTACAG CAACTTTATCTGGCTGGAAATCAGATCACATCACTTGCAAGCCTCCCTCAGCTCCCTAATTTGGAG TTCCTCTCTGTCGCTCAAAATAAGTTGAGGAGTCTTACAATGGCAAGTCAACCTCGTCTACAG GTATTAGCTGCgagcaaaaacaaaatctcAACTCTAAAGGGATTCCCATATTTACCAGTTCTTGAG CATTTACGAGTGGAGGAGAATCCTATACTTAAATTGCGTAATCTGGAAGCAGCTTCCATTTTGCTGGCTGGTCCTACCTTGAAAAAGTTCAATGACAGAG ATCTTTCCCGGGAACAGGTTGCTATTGCAAAGCGTTATCCTGCACATGCATCATTATGCATTAGAGAGGGTTGGGAGTTTTGCCGTCCAGAGCATGCAGCAG ATTCAACGTTTCAGTTTCTAGTTGAGCAATGGAAGGATAACTTGCCTCCGGGATTCCTGGTCAAGGAGGCCTTTATTGATCAGCCATTTGAAGAAGATACTTGTCGCTGCCACTTCACTTTTGTACAAGACAGTACTTTGGTCACCGCTCCACAACTAATCTTGAAATATCAGTGGTATGTAGGAGAAAGAACACCTTCAAATTTCACCAGCGTTCCTGATGCCACTGGGGAG GTATACTGGCCTAAGCATGAAAATATTGGTAAAATCTTGAAAGTAGAATGTACGCCAATATTAGGAGAAACGGAGTACCCTCCTATTTTTGCTATATCTTCATCAGTTTCACCAG GTACTGGAATTCCTAAGGTTGTGAATCTTGATGTTCGTGGAGAACTGGTGGAGGGAAACACTTTAAGGGGCCATGCAGAGATAGCGTGGTGTGGCGGCACTCCAGTGAAAGGTGTTTCTAG TTGGTTGAGGAGAAAATGGAACAGCAGCCCGGTGGTTATTGCTGGAGCTGAAGAAGAGGAGTATAAGTTGACCATAAATGATATTGATACAAGTTTGGTTTTCATGTATACACCAATGACAAAAGAGGGTGCCAAAGGAGAACCCCATTATAAATACACTGACTTTGTTAAATCAG CACCTCCGTCAGTCAGTAAAGTTCAAATCATTGGAGATCTTGTTGAAGGAAACACCATCAGAGGAGTTGGTGATTACTTTGGGGGAAGAGAGGGACCCAGCAAGTTTGAATGGTTATGTGAGCGTAATGACACTGG GGACTTTGTTTTGGTATCAACTGATACATCTGAGTATACTTTAAGCAAGGAAGATGTTGGGCATCGCTTGGCTTTTGCATATATACCCATTAATTTTGAAG GGCAAGAAGGGGAGTCTGTTTCAATACTCTCCGACGTGGTGAAACAAG CACCTCCAAAGGTATTAAATCTGAAGATTATAGGTGATATGAGGGAGAACAGTAAGGTTACAGTCACTGGTATTGTCACTGGAGGAACTGAAGGGTCTAGCAGGGTACAGTGGTTTAAGACAAGTTTTCCAACTTTGGAGGGTGAGAAAGGTCTCGAGGCATTGAGCACCTCCAAGATTGCCAAG GCATTTCGCATACCATTGGGAGCAGTTGGCTATTACATTGTTGCAAAATTCACTCCTATGACACCAGATGGTGAATCTGGTGACCCAGCATATGTCATATCAGATGCCGCAGTTGATA CTCTGCCTCCTAGCCTAAATTTCTTGTCTATCACTGGTGACTACTCTGAAGGTGGAATTTTGACCGGATCATATGGTTATATCGGTGGTCATGAAGGAAAAAGTATCTACAATTGGTATATTCATGAG GTTGAAACTGACTCCGGATCTCTAATATCTGAGGTCACAGGGCTTCTTCAATACCGTATTACAAAAGATGCAATTGGTAAATTTATTTCATTCCAGTGTACCCCAGTGCGTGATGATGGGATTGTGGGTGAGCCAACAATGTGCATGGGCCAAGAACGTGTTCGTCCGG GGAGCCCCAAATTACTTTCCCTACGCATTGCTGGGGTTGCCACTGAAGGTACCTCACTTACTGTTGACAAGAAATATTGGGGCGGTGAAGAGGGAGATTCACTCTTCTACTGGTTCCGG AGTTCTTCAGATGGAACTCCAACAGAAATTAGGGGTGCAACAACTTCTTCATACACGCTCTCAATTGATGACATTGGCTTCTTTATCTCAGTGTCGTGCGAGCCTGTCAGAAGTGACTGGGCTCGTGGTCCTACTGTTCTTTCCGAGCAAGTCGGACCTATAATACCTG GTCCCCCAACTTGCCACTCTTTGGAGTTTCTTGGTTCAATGATTGAAGGACAACGCTTGAGTTTTAATGCTTCTTATACTGGAGG GGAGAAAGGAAATTGCTTTCATGAATGGTTAAGAGTGAAAAGTAATGGTGTTAAGGAGAAATTGAGTACTCAGG ATTTTCTGGATTTGACCCTTGATGATGTGGGAAGATGCATTGAACTTGTCTACACCCCTATACGCAAGGATGGGACAAGAGGAAATCCCAAAAGCATAAAATCTGATGTGGTTAACCCTG CGGATCCTGAAGGACTGGAGCTTATCATTCCTGATTGTTGTGAGGATGAAGAATTGGTCCCAAGGAAAACATACTTTGGCGGAGAGGAGGGTGATGGAGAATATATATGGTACAGAACTAAGAATAAGCTGGATGGATCTGCATTGCTGGATATATCTAATGTGAATGAAGATGTTTGTATATGCAGTAAAACACT AACTTATAGACCAGCACTTGAAGATGTTGGGGCTTATTTGGCCCTTTATTGGGTGCCCACCCGCAATGATGGTAAACGTGGGAAGGCACTAGTTGCAATTTGCAACTCACCAGTTGCACCAG CTCTTCCTGTGGTTTCTAATGTTAGTGCAAAGGAGGTGTCTTTGTCTATTTATTCTGGGGAAGGAGAATATTTTGGTGGATACGAGGGATGGAGCCTTTTTAGCTGGTATAGAGAAACTAATGAAGGAACTATCAGTCTTATTAGTGGGGCCAACTCTCGTACTTATGAAGTCACGGATGCGGACTACAATTGCCGTTTATTGTTTGG ATACACACCAGTTCGTTCAGATTCAGTGGTTGGTGAACTGAAGTTGTCTGAGCCAACTGACATTATTCTTCCAG AGCTTCCGAGACTAGAGATGCTTGCCCTTACTGGAAAAGCAATAGAAGGTGATGTTCTTACAGTTGTTGAAGTGATCCCAGAGAGTTTGACACAACAGCTTGTTTGGCACAAGTACAAGCAAGATGTCAGATATCAATG GTTCTTTTCTTCAGCTGTGGGAGATAATAAGACCTTTGAACCATTACCAACTCAGCGTTCTTGCTCCTACAAGATGCGATTAGAGGATGTCGGGCGCTATTTAAAATGTGAGTGCATTGTGACTGATGTGTTTGGAAGGTTAGCTGAGCCTGCATATGCTGAAACTGGACCAATACTACCAG GGATTCCTAGAATCGATAAGCTGGAGATTGAAGGGAGAGGTTTCCACACCAACTTATATGCTGTTAGAGGCATTTATAGTGGAGGGAAGGAAGGCAAAAGTAGAATACAGTGGCTCAGATCAATGGTTGGGAGTCCTGATCTTATCTCTATACCTG GGGAGGTAGGGAGAATGTATGAATCCAATGTGGACGATGTAGGATACAGGCTCGTAGCCATTTACACTCCTATTAGAGAGGATGGAGTGGAGGGGCACCCCGTGTCAGCATCAACAGAGCCGATTGCAGTCG AGCCTGATGTTCTTAAAGAAGTGAGACAGAAGCTTGACCTCGGATCAGTAAAATTTGAG GCATTGTGTGACAAGGACCAATCTACGAAAAAG ACTACTGCAGTAGGAACTCTTGAGAGAAGAACCCTTGAAGTCAATAGAAAAAGAGTGAAGGTTATAAAGCCTGGTTCCAAGACTTCTTTCCCGACTACTGAAATTCGTGGCACTTATGCACCTCCGTTTCAT GTGGAGCTGTTCCGAAATGATCAGCATCGACTGAGAATTGTAGTGGACAGTGAGAGTGAGGTAGACTTGATGGTTCAGTCCAGGCACCTTAGAGATGTTATTGTGCTTGTGATCAGGGGCTTTGCTCAGAGATTCAATAGTACATCCCTCAATACTCTCCTCAAAATCGAACATAGTAT
- the LOC126788207 gene encoding accelerated cell death 11, producing the protein MADEKPLRKIAEAFEELEAAVNSQTGEVEVARFSKACALVSPLFGCLGIAFKFAEMDYVAKVHDLAEASKSISTLHVLLEKDMEAGCVRKAGSHSRNLLRVKRGIDMVKVLFEQIIVTKGNSLKDPASKAYQQVFAPHHGWIIRKAVAAGMYALPTKAQLLNKLNEDETSAKAQMQNYVAASAPLILYIDKLFQTRNLGVDW; encoded by the exons ATGGCGGACGAGAAGCCGCTTCGGAAGATCGCAGAGGCGTTCGAGGAGCTAGAAGCCGCCGTGAATTCGCAGACCGGCGAAGTGGAGGTGGCGCGGTTCTCCAAGGCCTGCGCGCTCGTCTCGCCGCTCTTCGGCTGCTTAGGGATTGCTTTCAAGTTCGCCGAGATGGACTACGTCGCAAAG GTGCATGATCTGGCGGAGGCGTCGAAGTCGATCTCGACCCTACACGTGTTGCTGGAGAAGGATATGGAGGCGGGCTGTGTGAGAAAGGCGGGGAGTCATTCGAGGAATTTGTTGAGAGTGAAGCGTGGGATTGATATGGTTAAGGTGTTGTTTGAGCAGATTATAGTCACCAA GGGAAATTCCCTGAAGGATCCAGCCTCGAAGGCTTATCAACAGGTGTTTGCACCCCATCATGGGTGGATCATCAGAAAAGCAGTTGCTGCAGGGATGTATGCGCTTCCTACAAAGGCACAACTGTTGAACAAACTCAATGAAGATG AGACCTCAGCAAAAGCTCAAATGCAGAACTATGTTGCTGCTTCAGCTCCTCTAATTCTGTACATTGACAAACTCTTCCAGACAAGGAATTTGGGTGTAGATTGGTAA